The genomic segment ATGATCTTTATCTATAAACTTGCTGGATTTGTTGCTGTCTTGGCATTATCTTGTTATTCGCTATTTACTCTCTCTATTTATGCTCTACTCCCAGTAACTCTTACTCTTCCAGGTATAGCTGGATTTATATTAAGTATAGGAATGGCGGTTGACGCTAATGTTCTTATTTTTGAAAGATTAAAGGAAGAACTACTTAATGGAAATACACTGATTCGGTCAATAGATGCAAGTTTTAAAAACGCTTTTTCATCAATAATTGATGGTCATTTAACAACTTTAATAAGCTGTATTACGTTATTCTATTTGGGAACTGGATTTGTAAAAGGTTTCGCAGCAACCTTAGGTATAGGGGTTATGTTGAGCTTATTTACTGCCTTAACATGTACAAAAGCAATTTTGAAGTTCTTGATGAGTTTTCAAGGTCTTCGAAAAATCTCTAACTTTATTAACGTTAATCAGATTCCATCACCATCTATCAACGTCCAATAACAACTAGTTCAAATTTTTTAAATTATGAAAGCTAAATTTAATGTTCAAATTTATAAAAATAGAAAATATGTGTGGCTTATTTCATTCTCTTTATGTTTAATTTCAATAATTGGAATGCTAATTTGCCTTAAAAGTACTTCTATTAATGCCCCTTTAAATCTTGGCTTAGACTATACCGGAGGAACTCAAATAACCTTAGAGAGGAGTTGTACTGATGAATGTATTAGCTTAAATACAAGTGAAATATCTAATAATATAATCGCTTTAAAAAAACAGGACAAAAGCTTTAGTTCAAATACATCTCCCAACTTATCTAGATCACAGATTCAATTACTTGATAATTCACAATTAATATCCATTAGGCTTCCATTTTTATCGGCAAATCAATCTGAGTCTGTAGTGGCCGAGGTTAATAAATCTTTTGGCCCATTTAACAATGAAAATACGTCTGTTGAAATTATTGGTCCAAGTCTTGGGAGGCAGTTACTTAAAAGTAGTTTAATTTCTTTATTCTTTGCTTTTCTTGGAATAGCTTTATATATTAATTTTAGATATGATCGACGATACTCATTTTTAGCATTATTAGCTCTTTTGCATGACATACTTATTGTTTGTGGTGTATTTGCATGGCTGGGGTATTTCTTTAATGTAGAGGTCGATTCCTTATTTGCTGTATCTCTTTTAACCATTGCAGGCTATTCAGTAAATAATACTGTTGTCGTTTTTGATAGGATAAGAGAAAAAAGTTTAATAGAAAATCAATTAAGTTATAAATATCAGATTGATAAAGCCGTTGGTGCAACATTGACGAGGACGATATATACAAGTCTTACAACACTTCTTCCATTAATATGTATATTAATTTGGGGAGGATCAACATTGTATTGGTTTGCATTTGCGTTGTTAATCGGAGTTATAATTGGATCATGG from the Prochlorococcus marinus str. NATL2A genome contains:
- the secF gene encoding protein translocase subunit SecF, whose product is MKAKFNVQIYKNRKYVWLISFSLCLISIIGMLICLKSTSINAPLNLGLDYTGGTQITLERSCTDECISLNTSEISNNIIALKKQDKSFSSNTSPNLSRSQIQLLDNSQLISIRLPFLSANQSESVVAEVNKSFGPFNNENTSVEIIGPSLGRQLLKSSLISLFFAFLGIALYINFRYDRRYSFLALLALLHDILIVCGVFAWLGYFFNVEVDSLFAVSLLTIAGYSVNNTVVVFDRIREKSLIENQLSYKYQIDKAVGATLTRTIYTSLTTLLPLICILIWGGSTLYWFAFALLIGVIIGSWSSIALAPSLLSITSTKKLD